Proteins encoded within one genomic window of Streptomyces sp. NBC_01314:
- a CDS encoding RES family NAD+ phosphorylase, which translates to MARGAKLPDKGTANARKVVRRAGELFYRVHSRHRAADGFNPEPQDHHFGGGRFDSTPNDSYAYLYAAPKPETAIIERFVRTLRFDGLGNSRVLPQKELEGRLLSQVRLTRDVELVSLCSILHLNAVQQSDWWLVESEPTEYAFTRRWGHWLRAEADWADGFVWRSRLDGPNESLVLFGSAAESDLLTVTDEPPRILDDEDGLRWLAATLEEYRVEIGSVDPVPGIGS; encoded by the coding sequence ATGGCCCGTGGAGCGAAACTCCCCGACAAGGGCACGGCGAACGCGCGGAAGGTCGTCCGCAGGGCGGGCGAGCTCTTCTACCGGGTGCACTCGCGGCACCGCGCGGCGGACGGCTTCAACCCCGAACCGCAGGACCACCACTTCGGCGGCGGTCGCTTCGACAGCACTCCGAACGATTCCTACGCGTACCTGTACGCGGCGCCCAAGCCCGAGACCGCGATCATCGAGAGGTTCGTCCGTACCCTGCGCTTCGACGGCCTGGGCAACTCCCGCGTCCTGCCGCAGAAGGAACTGGAGGGCAGGCTGCTGTCGCAGGTGCGGCTCACCCGGGACGTCGAACTGGTCTCCCTGTGCAGCATCCTCCACCTCAACGCCGTGCAGCAGAGCGACTGGTGGCTCGTGGAGTCCGAGCCCACGGAGTACGCGTTCACCCGGCGCTGGGGGCACTGGCTGCGGGCCGAGGCGGACTGGGCGGACGGCTTCGTCTGGCGCTCGCGTCTGGACGGTCCCAACGAGTCCCTGGTCCTGTTCGGCTCCGCCGCCGAGAGCGACCTGCTGACCGTGACCGACGAGCCGCCGAGGATCCTCGACGACGAGGACGGTCTGCGCTGGCTGGCCGCGACCCTGGAGGAGTACCGCGTCGAGATCGGGTCGGTGGACCCCGTACCGGGGATCGGGTCCTGA
- a CDS encoding DUF3168 domain-containing protein, with product MDEYEQQLIVALVSEPQSIRERLSQEDREQLDVLLDLVAEGGSEQRSRGIARAVAAHLREALPDDEGSAVGRRYTSSSLTRRPPHDVLLERFAPGGTGGTPEGSRTAGPPAGPAATSGGGGPGGTPPPEVRWASARDRLLAEPALTDAELAEIFGIAVDQPELIRLRVPQGPELLPAFQFDGEGRPRPLVLAVNAMLGAAADPWGVADWWLGPNLWLDAVPATLLGAGLDDQLLAAASVVGEDD from the coding sequence ATGGACGAGTACGAGCAGCAACTAATCGTCGCGCTCGTGTCGGAACCGCAGTCGATCCGGGAAAGACTTTCCCAGGAGGACCGGGAACAGCTCGATGTTCTGCTGGACCTCGTCGCCGAGGGCGGGAGCGAGCAGCGGTCGCGGGGGATCGCGCGCGCCGTCGCCGCCCATCTGCGCGAGGCCCTGCCGGACGACGAAGGGAGCGCGGTGGGTCGGCGGTACACCTCCTCGTCGCTGACCCGGCGGCCACCGCACGACGTACTGCTGGAACGCTTCGCGCCGGGCGGTACGGGCGGCACGCCCGAGGGGTCCCGCACCGCGGGCCCACCCGCCGGACCCGCGGCGACCTCGGGCGGCGGCGGACCGGGCGGCACACCGCCGCCCGAGGTGCGGTGGGCCTCGGCCCGCGACCGGCTGCTGGCCGAGCCCGCCCTGACGGACGCGGAACTGGCGGAGATCTTCGGCATCGCGGTCGACCAGCCCGAGCTGATCCGACTACGCGTACCCCAGGGACCTGAACTGCTGCCCGCGTTCCAGTTCGACGGGGAGGGCCGTCCCCGGCCCCTGGTGCTCGCGGTCAACGCGATGCTGGGCGCGGCGGCCGACCCCTGGGGTGTGGCCGACTGGTGGCTGGGGCCCAATCTGTGGCTGGACGCCGTGCCGGCGACCCTGCTCGGCGCGGGGCTGGACGATCAACTGCTCGCCGCCGCGAGCGTGGTGGGGGAGGACGACTGA
- a CDS encoding macro domain-containing protein, which translates to MTDEQPHAGPDLPTTLRRLVDELGRVRALGLLRLHEAELETLYACVAGRSPGAEAAAPGDGGGPEAVEHLLHTVVLGLDGELLRDAALHSFGFASGTRDLSGKERRERAAHVYRVGAERFRKHQEKLMLQQVARAIMSFGSHEPAPLPDSRPGSPESTVAPVRAGRHVLRAAFSHGDVLLTLHVAPIELVTGVDVLVSSENIYFEMSKTFRRTVSGSLRRAGATKDAVGRITDDVIARQLADWVRMFGVPGLPVAAGTVAVTSPGALSAQGVRRILHAAVATPSATGDGYETAPAAVAAAVRRVFQLAAAERRAGRVPLRSIALPLLGAGRGGLDARTSAETVVGTLEQVLGADPDWSVHLVTRNPLSARAVIDVLSDRRP; encoded by the coding sequence GTGACCGATGAGCAGCCGCACGCCGGACCCGACCTCCCGACGACGCTGCGCAGGCTGGTCGACGAACTGGGCCGGGTCCGGGCACTCGGGCTGCTGCGGCTGCACGAGGCGGAGCTGGAGACGCTGTACGCGTGTGTCGCGGGCCGCTCGCCCGGTGCGGAGGCAGCCGCACCGGGCGACGGCGGGGGGCCGGAGGCTGTCGAACACCTGCTGCACACCGTGGTGCTGGGCCTCGACGGGGAGCTGTTGCGCGACGCGGCCCTCCACTCGTTCGGTTTCGCCTCCGGTACCCGTGATCTGTCGGGCAAGGAGCGCCGGGAGCGGGCGGCCCATGTCTACCGCGTCGGGGCGGAGCGGTTCCGCAAGCACCAGGAGAAGCTGATGCTCCAGCAGGTGGCCCGCGCGATCATGAGCTTCGGGAGTCACGAGCCGGCGCCTCTCCCGGACTCCCGGCCCGGCTCTCCGGAGAGCACCGTCGCACCCGTCCGCGCGGGACGGCATGTGTTACGGGCCGCCTTCTCCCACGGGGACGTCCTGCTCACTCTGCATGTGGCACCCATCGAGCTGGTCACGGGCGTGGACGTCCTGGTCTCCTCGGAGAACATCTACTTCGAGATGTCGAAGACGTTCCGGCGCACGGTCTCCGGCAGCCTGCGGCGGGCCGGGGCCACGAAGGACGCCGTCGGCCGTATCACGGACGACGTGATAGCACGGCAACTCGCGGACTGGGTAAGGATGTTCGGGGTGCCCGGTCTCCCGGTGGCGGCGGGCACGGTCGCCGTCACCTCACCGGGCGCTCTGTCGGCGCAGGGGGTGCGGCGGATCCTCCACGCGGCGGTCGCCACGCCCTCGGCGACGGGCGACGGCTACGAGACGGCGCCCGCGGCCGTCGCGGCGGCCGTACGGCGCGTCTTCCAGCTGGCGGCGGCCGAACGCCGTGCCGGGCGGGTCCCCCTGCGGTCCATCGCGCTGCCCCTGCTCGGGGCCGGCCGGGGCGGCCTCGACGCGCGGACCAGCGCCGAGACCGTCGTCGGGACGCTGGAACAGGTGCTCGGGGCCGACCCCGACTGGTCGGTGCACCTGGTGACGCGCAATCCGCTCAGCGCCCGTGCGGTGATCGACGTGCTGAGCGACCGGCGTCCCTGA
- a CDS encoding CHAT domain-containing protein: protein MDDHSGESGATDRFDRIDVVLQLLEAAEDALGQEDQGHVVDLVDEVERILAELSDSPTGAGERRLLLGLSADAARLRYAHGQEPRDLDDTIARLDTVHSLTVEAFTSTGPEGPPDLEDLVLVRRELALDLAERWRTGEAGSRRSADADRVADLLGPILDGPDVRYLPDAAQCRAVLGLVLSDRCRCPEHDTPERLADRHAAIGHLRTAHDSDDLDPDLRPAVAFDLALLSYLALGDRYQKPDRPAGSPDASSEFGAVLAVLRPLLADRGPGGADAAELGADVCDALTQYGAGQRAQSTAVDWYRTALAHPALPEEAAHRIATNLGLALAERSERNRKARHPDDPAPAVDRAEAAALWEEALTRLSAAADAGGSGTGPGGAAAEVHEDRVACLAGILDLYWIEMSDGLLDEDGIGRLTARARELASLIGPDDTDRAELVLKTSIALTQRVIGRGTPYAYDLANHALVTGAADPDLALDRALPRMVSDLREAIDLLRTGTGLYHHQDELQLGAQCLLGIALLLDFACALPQVRHDSLRDALRILRVVLERAPAGSEFRDENLHGSFLTAMLYRVWYTDPFAVPQGPGGPPLPDVTGFPIVEDDLHLLAGLLDPATLEREPHFVFVSVMVNFLRSPDGKPSAADCRTWSAQLLRAAPRLEPEAWALRASMLAVAGTLGLLIGREGEATFAERAAATAALREAQALLPPGSEMRRHIDEALRQGAVTDFQTLLGTLFPAAASRRRPAEPPTSRPEGAAPVDPRDDEGTLTAPTIDPAATILLGDGSPDPFAVPLGRVAEILSGDPESASPAEAAARSLMHYRRWLRERDGQDLTRAIALVRHALTVLGSTSPDDVRRAGPASSALADRCAEFLAHLLLDRHVLLGDHADLDAAVHEYDLLLDRTPSHLTRPPLHTVLAQAGDPRVPPHLFRAVERTEHVPFRAELSAAAGSAWLLLSRSRRRHSAALAGDAVRAWEEAGGTLPPDHPRVPAVRAELAARTLREAREAGDDAAVRASVAALVEAATTCPAGSPHRPALCLRAAAALAQPRLVDSAPADADAPGPSGGGHGAHGAHEPAAVPGRHDALGQGIALLRDAAEEGPHEFHGSRGRCLYGLGSLLLARHLDSGRREDLEESVAVLREAWVVLNASPGDPFAIALIRTIALAHRAFGPRDGEHRRQSRETARSALTAYGRSVLLQAGADHGLEAARAVAPDMLRLVRWSLADGLPESAFEALELGRGLVLNAATMNVTVPDLLRDADRRDLADAWVRAAVDGSRPSEVPDDLRRRVLEALAGSAAEKRLLSAPGPAPLGRTLRRLGTDALAYLVPGEDGAPGHAVIVTATGAVRSLRLPKLTSVSAGPVGVYAAALEAFQRAGRLERPAPHHPLVMHELHRKRLLRLEKLWRQALQQLCSWAGEAAMTPLLAAAEAWWPGRAPRIVLAPVGPLGIVPWHAARCPASAPSTVGERLTTLGERVTGKGDYACERAVISYCASARQLIEVAARPTAVLGRGAVAVVVDPGGSPTMHREAALVASLHPEVTVIGGMGREDNLSGNPHGARPAPLPPEPRSLEPFLPGRGPAPTALLHVNCHADTGPTSNDSVLKLDATHTVSVQDLLTGAAGRDPGMPGGTVLLANCTSDLTLSDHDEALTLATAFLGAGATAVVGSRWAVADDPRTTLLVLLVHHHMKRGVLPRDALRAAQLWMLAPDRVLPPELAEFEALVGDTAHGPLDELEVWASFTHHGQ from the coding sequence TTGGATGATCACTCCGGTGAATCCGGGGCGACGGATCGTTTTGATCGGATCGATGTCGTCCTGCAACTCCTCGAAGCCGCCGAGGACGCCCTGGGGCAGGAGGACCAGGGACATGTCGTGGACCTCGTCGACGAGGTGGAGCGGATCCTGGCGGAGCTGTCCGACTCCCCCACCGGCGCGGGCGAACGGCGTCTGCTGCTCGGGCTGTCGGCCGACGCGGCCCGGCTCCGCTACGCGCACGGGCAGGAACCCCGGGACCTGGACGACACGATCGCACGGCTGGACACCGTCCACTCCCTGACCGTCGAGGCGTTCACGTCCACCGGGCCGGAAGGCCCGCCCGACCTCGAAGACCTGGTCCTGGTCCGCCGCGAACTCGCCCTCGACCTCGCGGAACGCTGGCGTACGGGCGAGGCCGGCTCCCGTCGGTCGGCCGACGCCGACCGGGTCGCCGACCTGCTCGGCCCGATCCTCGACGGACCGGACGTGCGGTACCTGCCGGACGCCGCCCAGTGCCGGGCGGTACTGGGCCTGGTCCTCTCGGACCGCTGCCGGTGCCCCGAACACGACACCCCCGAACGGCTCGCGGACCGCCACGCGGCCATCGGACACCTGCGGACGGCACACGACTCCGACGACCTCGACCCGGACCTGCGCCCCGCCGTGGCCTTCGACCTCGCGTTACTGTCCTACCTCGCCCTGGGCGACCGCTACCAGAAGCCCGACCGTCCGGCCGGATCACCGGACGCCTCCTCGGAGTTCGGCGCGGTGCTGGCCGTGCTGCGGCCCCTCCTGGCCGACCGTGGTCCGGGCGGCGCCGACGCGGCCGAGCTGGGCGCGGACGTGTGCGACGCGCTCACGCAGTACGGCGCCGGTCAGCGGGCCCAGTCGACCGCCGTGGACTGGTACCGGACAGCCCTCGCCCATCCCGCGCTGCCCGAGGAGGCCGCCCACCGGATCGCGACGAATCTGGGGCTCGCCCTGGCGGAACGCTCCGAGCGCAATCGGAAGGCTCGGCATCCCGACGATCCCGCACCCGCCGTCGACCGCGCCGAGGCCGCCGCCCTGTGGGAGGAGGCGCTGACCCGGCTCTCCGCCGCCGCGGACGCGGGCGGTTCCGGGACGGGCCCGGGTGGTGCCGCCGCCGAGGTCCATGAGGACAGGGTGGCGTGTCTGGCGGGGATCCTCGACCTGTACTGGATCGAGATGTCGGACGGGTTGCTGGACGAGGACGGCATCGGCCGTCTCACCGCCCGGGCACGTGAACTCGCCTCCCTCATCGGGCCCGACGACACCGACCGGGCCGAACTGGTGCTGAAGACCTCGATCGCTCTGACCCAGCGAGTGATCGGCCGCGGTACGCCGTACGCGTACGACCTCGCCAACCACGCCCTCGTGACCGGCGCCGCCGATCCGGACCTGGCCCTGGACCGAGCGCTGCCGCGCATGGTGTCGGACCTCCGGGAGGCCATCGACCTCCTGCGCACGGGCACCGGCCTCTACCACCACCAGGACGAGCTCCAGCTGGGCGCCCAGTGCCTGCTGGGCATCGCGCTGCTGCTGGACTTCGCCTGCGCGCTGCCCCAGGTCAGGCACGACTCCCTCCGTGACGCCCTGCGGATTCTGCGCGTGGTCCTGGAACGCGCTCCGGCCGGCAGCGAGTTCCGCGACGAGAACCTCCACGGGTCGTTCCTCACCGCGATGCTGTACCGCGTCTGGTACACCGACCCGTTCGCCGTCCCCCAGGGCCCCGGCGGGCCACCGCTTCCGGACGTCACCGGATTCCCCATCGTCGAGGACGATCTGCACCTGCTCGCCGGTCTGCTGGACCCGGCCACCCTGGAGCGGGAGCCGCACTTCGTCTTCGTATCCGTCATGGTGAACTTCCTGCGGTCACCGGACGGCAAGCCCTCGGCGGCCGACTGCCGTACATGGTCGGCCCAGTTACTGCGGGCCGCCCCGCGGCTCGAACCCGAGGCGTGGGCGCTCAGGGCCTCGATGCTGGCGGTCGCGGGCACACTGGGACTCCTCATCGGCAGAGAGGGCGAGGCCACCTTCGCGGAGCGGGCCGCCGCCACGGCAGCGCTGCGCGAGGCACAAGCCCTGCTCCCGCCCGGCTCCGAGATGCGCCGGCACATCGACGAGGCACTGCGACAGGGCGCGGTGACCGACTTCCAGACGTTGCTGGGAACCCTGTTCCCGGCCGCCGCGAGCCGCCGTCGGCCGGCCGAGCCGCCGACGTCCCGGCCGGAGGGCGCCGCCCCCGTGGACCCGCGGGACGACGAGGGCACGCTCACCGCGCCCACGATCGACCCCGCCGCGACCATCCTGCTCGGGGACGGCTCGCCTGACCCGTTCGCCGTTCCCCTGGGCAGGGTCGCCGAGATCCTGTCCGGCGACCCGGAGTCGGCGAGCCCGGCCGAGGCCGCCGCACGCTCCCTGATGCACTACCGCCGCTGGCTGCGGGAGCGGGACGGGCAGGACCTGACCCGGGCCATCGCCCTCGTACGGCACGCTCTGACCGTCCTCGGCTCCACGTCGCCGGACGACGTACGGCGAGCGGGGCCCGCCTCCTCGGCCCTCGCCGACCGGTGCGCCGAGTTCCTGGCCCATCTCCTCCTGGACCGGCATGTCCTGCTCGGCGACCACGCCGATCTCGACGCCGCCGTCCACGAGTACGACCTGCTGCTCGACCGCACGCCGAGCCACCTCACCCGGCCGCCGCTGCACACCGTGCTGGCACAGGCGGGCGATCCACGGGTTCCGCCGCACCTCTTCCGCGCCGTGGAGCGGACGGAGCACGTTCCCTTCCGCGCCGAGCTGTCGGCGGCTGCCGGCTCGGCGTGGCTGCTGCTCTCGCGGTCCCGGCGACGCCACTCCGCGGCGCTCGCCGGTGACGCCGTGCGGGCCTGGGAGGAGGCCGGGGGCACGCTGCCGCCGGACCATCCGAGGGTTCCGGCCGTCCGGGCCGAACTGGCCGCGCGGACCCTGCGGGAGGCACGCGAGGCGGGCGACGACGCAGCCGTCCGGGCGTCGGTCGCCGCGCTCGTCGAGGCGGCGACCACCTGCCCTGCCGGGAGTCCGCACCGCCCCGCGCTGTGCCTGCGCGCGGCGGCGGCCCTGGCGCAGCCGAGGCTCGTCGATAGTGCACCGGCCGACGCCGACGCGCCCGGCCCGTCCGGCGGCGGACACGGAGCTCACGGAGCACACGAGCCGGCGGCCGTGCCCGGTCGGCATGACGCTCTCGGCCAGGGCATCGCGCTGCTGAGGGACGCGGCGGAGGAGGGCCCGCACGAGTTCCACGGGTCGCGCGGGCGGTGCCTGTACGGGCTGGGGAGCCTGCTCCTGGCCCGGCACCTGGATTCGGGGCGGCGCGAGGACCTGGAGGAGTCGGTCGCCGTGCTGCGGGAGGCGTGGGTGGTGCTCAACGCGAGCCCCGGCGACCCCTTCGCCATCGCGCTGATCCGGACCATCGCCCTCGCCCATCGCGCCTTCGGGCCGCGGGACGGCGAACACCGGCGGCAGTCACGGGAGACGGCCCGATCGGCGCTGACCGCCTACGGCCGCTCCGTCCTCCTGCAGGCGGGCGCGGACCACGGGCTGGAAGCCGCGCGGGCCGTCGCGCCCGACATGCTGCGGCTGGTCCGCTGGAGCCTCGCCGACGGCCTGCCCGAGTCGGCTTTCGAGGCGCTCGAACTCGGCCGTGGACTGGTGCTGAACGCCGCGACGATGAACGTCACCGTCCCCGATCTGCTCCGGGACGCCGACCGGCGCGATCTCGCCGACGCATGGGTACGGGCCGCCGTCGACGGAAGCAGACCGAGTGAGGTACCGGACGACCTGCGGCGCCGCGTACTGGAGGCGCTGGCGGGCAGCGCCGCCGAGAAACGGCTCCTCTCCGCGCCCGGCCCGGCCCCGCTCGGACGCACCCTGCGCCGGCTGGGGACCGACGCGTTGGCCTACCTCGTCCCCGGTGAGGACGGGGCACCCGGCCACGCGGTGATCGTCACTGCGACCGGGGCGGTCCGCTCCCTGCGGCTGCCGAAGCTGACCTCGGTGTCCGCCGGCCCGGTCGGCGTGTACGCCGCCGCCCTGGAGGCGTTCCAGAGGGCGGGCCGTCTGGAGCGGCCCGCCCCGCACCACCCGCTGGTCATGCACGAACTCCACCGGAAGCGTCTGCTGCGCCTGGAGAAACTGTGGCGGCAAGCGCTCCAGCAGCTGTGCTCGTGGGCCGGTGAGGCCGCGATGACACCGCTCCTCGCTGCCGCCGAGGCCTGGTGGCCGGGCCGGGCCCCCCGGATCGTCCTCGCGCCCGTGGGTCCTCTCGGCATCGTCCCCTGGCACGCGGCGCGCTGCCCCGCGTCCGCTCCCTCGACAGTCGGTGAGCGGCTCACGACGCTCGGTGAGCGGGTCACGGGGAAGGGCGATTACGCGTGCGAGCGGGCCGTCATCTCGTACTGTGCCAGCGCCCGTCAGCTCATCGAGGTGGCCGCCCGCCCCACGGCCGTCCTGGGCCGGGGGGCCGTGGCCGTCGTCGTGGACCCCGGCGGATCCCCCACGATGCACCGTGAGGCAGCGCTCGTCGCGTCCCTCCACCCTGAGGTCACCGTGATCGGCGGCATGGGACGGGAGGACAACTTGTCGGGGAACCCCCACGGGGCGAGGCCGGCGCCCCTGCCGCCCGAACCCCGGTCACTGGAACCCTTCCTGCCGGGCCGGGGGCCCGCACCGACGGCGCTCCTGCACGTCAACTGTCACGCGGACACCGGCCCGACCTCGAACGACTCCGTCCTCAAGCTGGACGCCACGCACACGGTGTCGGTGCAGGACCTGCTGACCGGCGCCGCCGGTCGCGATCCCGGGATGCCCGGCGGCACGGTCCTGCTCGCCAACTGCACGAGCGATCTGACCCTGAGCGAT
- a CDS encoding family 43 glycosylhydrolase, whose translation MTRPRFLSAFFASVTMAVAFLVAPQPAAAAVAFTSTGVNQNGGNCLDLPGGSSSNGTQLRALACDGGANQSLSFTPVPGTADTYTITTRSGQCVDVYGASTADNAAVIQWPCHGATNQQWRLTPVSVAGTDKTFNLVSVGSGKCVAPSGGSSASNTNLVQLPCATTNGRVWRLPDFTGGTTTPKTFTNPLAQRGPDPWLTYHDGFYYLATTTWNSTVTMRKASTLAGLATANEQVIFNLTRPNGAGTMWAPEFHLLDGPNGKRWYFYYTAGREPYDLGTQRIHVLESAGLDPMGPYSFKADLLDPTQDNTWELDPGILQLDGKLYLLGTFYNGSQPMFIRPLSNPWTASGTRRVLSTPTYSWETVGGAVNEGAEVLQRGGRTFIVYSASHCSTPDYKLGMLTYNGGDPLSSSSWVKSPNPVFQRSNANGVYGPGHNGFFKSPDGTEDWMVYHANNSASGGCDMNRSTRAQKFTWNADGTPNFGTPVSLGVTLTAPSGE comes from the coding sequence GTGACTCGTCCCAGATTCCTGTCCGCGTTCTTCGCGTCGGTCACCATGGCGGTCGCCTTCCTGGTGGCGCCGCAGCCCGCTGCCGCCGCCGTCGCCTTCACCTCGACGGGGGTGAACCAGAACGGCGGCAACTGCCTCGACCTTCCGGGTGGTTCGTCGTCCAACGGCACTCAGCTGCGGGCCTTGGCCTGCGACGGCGGGGCCAACCAGAGCCTGAGTTTCACACCGGTCCCGGGGACGGCCGACACCTACACGATCACCACCCGGTCCGGGCAGTGCGTCGACGTGTACGGCGCCTCCACGGCGGACAACGCCGCGGTCATCCAGTGGCCCTGCCACGGTGCGACCAACCAGCAGTGGCGGCTCACACCGGTGTCGGTCGCCGGCACGGACAAGACCTTCAACCTGGTCTCCGTCGGCTCGGGCAAGTGCGTCGCGCCGAGCGGCGGTTCGTCGGCCTCGAACACCAACCTGGTGCAGCTGCCGTGCGCCACGACGAACGGCAGGGTGTGGCGGCTGCCCGACTTCACCGGCGGCACCACCACCCCGAAGACGTTCACCAACCCGCTGGCCCAGCGCGGCCCCGACCCGTGGCTGACGTACCACGACGGCTTCTACTACCTCGCCACCACGACCTGGAACTCGACGGTCACCATGCGCAAGGCGAGCACGCTCGCCGGGCTCGCCACGGCCAACGAACAGGTGATCTTCAATCTGACCCGGCCCAACGGGGCAGGCACGATGTGGGCCCCGGAGTTCCATCTCCTCGACGGCCCCAACGGCAAGCGCTGGTACTTCTACTACACGGCCGGCCGGGAGCCGTACGACCTGGGCACCCAGCGGATCCACGTCCTGGAGAGCGCCGGCCTGGACCCCATGGGCCCGTACAGCTTCAAGGCCGACCTGCTCGACCCGACCCAGGACAACACCTGGGAGCTGGACCCCGGCATCCTGCAACTCGACGGCAAGCTGTACCTCCTGGGCACGTTCTACAACGGCTCGCAGCCCATGTTCATCCGCCCGCTGTCGAACCCGTGGACCGCGAGCGGCACCCGCCGTGTGCTCTCCACGCCGACCTACAGCTGGGAGACGGTGGGCGGCGCGGTCAACGAGGGCGCCGAGGTCCTGCAGCGCGGCGGCAGGACCTTCATCGTCTACTCGGCCAGCCACTGCTCCACCCCCGACTACAAGCTCGGCATGCTCACCTACAACGGCGGGGACCCGCTCAGCTCCTCCTCGTGGGTCAAGTCGCCGAACCCGGTCTTCCAGCGGTCCAACGCCAACGGCGTCTACGGCCCCGGCCACAACGGGTTCTTCAAGTCGCCCGACGGGACCGAGGACTGGATGGTCTACCACGCCAACAACTCCGCCTCCGGAGGCTGCGACATGAACCGATCGACCAGGGCGCAGAAGTTCACCTGGAACGCCGACGGCACCCCGAACTTCGGCACCCCTGTCTCCCTCGGCGTCACCTTGACCGCACCATCGGGCGAATAA